The window TTGCTCAAACTCTCTGCTTGCTTTTGCTCGctctgtcaataaaataaaagcgtTATACTGGGCATTTCCTTCCTTCTAGTGAACTCTTCCTTAATAGAGGAAAAGTTCAGGTATGCTGCTGCCCGATTAGAAGAAGTGAACATGTTCACGAAGAGGCAGGAGGGCAGGTGTGAGTGAGTGGGGAAAGCAGGTAGTGAGAAAAACTCTGGGATAACACACAAATAATGACGGCGGTGGAATTAATAATGAACACGTTCTGAGatgttttaagtaaaagtaagaatAATTGCGAATTTCAATAGAAAACGTAAGGGgaaacaaatagaacaaataccGGTATATATTATTTGTTCAACTAGAACAGttgaaaccatttaaaaattgttttaaaaagtcactaGACACATCTTAACTTAATACTATCTGGGGGAATTGTAGCcaaaatttggaaatgttcaacataGAAAATGATTGCAAGAATTTTAGGGTCGTGTAGTTAAAGTTTGCTGTTAATACTAACAGCAAACTAATAATACTAATAAGTTCACTTGAAGTAATACTACTTCAAGTGAACTTATTGGCTGCTTGGCCTTGTTCCCACTGCTCCTTGCGTTCTTCTGAAGTTGGTATGGGTTGGAAAGCCTGTGCATGTGAGGAGCCACGTTCCCCCTGTACAGTCTCACaagtgaccaagtcactgtgctTGAACTCCACACATCCAAGGTGTAAACTAACTGTTAGTTTCAACTAACTAACAATTAGTTGAAACAATTATTTCAACTAATTGTTatgttaaattagtttaaatatAATACGTACATATGTATGGTAAACTTATCGTCACTAAATCGGTTTTCATAGAAGAATAAATcgtatattttatataatttgcttGTACAGAAAAGATCAGTGGCTGGTGAAATGTCTGAGTGGCCGGTAGAAAATTTCTCTACCAGCCACTGTGGCTGGTGgagaaaatttttaatttccatCCTTGGTTATATGTCAGCAGAGTGAAAAGGAGGCCCGCATGCAGCCCTGCGGCAATCCAGGGTCCACCCTGGATGGAAGGAAGGATCGCTCTTCCTTCCATCTCTCAAGGAGGAAGGAGGCTTCAATCTTTAGACCTCAACACCTCAACAGACCTCAGACCTCAACACTTTACGATGCAGGAGTGCATCACCTGCACTATCCTGCACACAGTCTGTTCCAGTCCCTTCCCTTAGGCTGAGAAGCATCCAGAGTCACCAGGCTGAGAAACCTGCAGCCGAACTCCAGAGTCCTGAACTGAAGCTGCACTTaattcttactttttaaaaatgtattgatttatttacacATGGTATAAAATGTGTAGAATAGAGAACaccattatttattatttagactTGTTAATCTGGGACCTGAGTTCAAATTTCGCACCACAAGCAACCATTGTGTATTgtcaaatcatttcaaaatggtATGACAATAAAACTCTTTGAATCTTTGAATACAATTTTGTATGGTTATGTCTATAACTCccttgacaaataaaaaataatagataTTCCTGTAATAATTGACTATGATTTCCAGTTTATCATCAAAGGAATGAGAGCAATCCAAGAAATTACAGGGAACAGAAAAGCTGAGCGAAATGGTTTTATATAGAACAATGTGTTCTACATTAGGATATTtcctaataaatatatttattaggaAGAAAAAGCTTCAGATGTTAATTCAGTGTAATGTAGTTAAATTCCGTGATAACAGGCGACACAGTTTTGCCAACACAAAGCCCAGTTTCCCATGTGACTGCAGGATGTTTAGTGTGGAGGCAGACACGCCACATCCAtgtaggaggaggaggcagTACTGATAAGGGCTTTGCATCTGTGAGGTCATCATATAAAGGAGCACATGCTCAAGATTGCCATGGAAACAAGTATTTCCTGTCAGAAGccagtttctctgtttttacttGTCTCTTATGTTTCTTCTTTGATACCCAGTGAAAAATGTCTGaggaatttaaatttaaaaaggatGAGTGGTTCAAAATTAGAGCCACCTACTCTCAGAAGATGAttcacatataaaataaatctgcaaacgATCTCCACTTCTCACATGCATTCATATTATTCTGTTggttggtttttgtttgtttctctagGAATAGAGATGAGCAACGCACTCTGATCCTCCATGATTAAATGAGAAAACCTACCTAGTACTTAGTACTTAACAGAGCAAAGtggcagcgcggctatggatAATGTAAAAGGAATAAAGGAATGTAaaagtctttttgccctccaatCTCCAGTCTAATCTGTGTAATTACACTCAAAAACAGACTCAAAAAGACCACACCACCACTCTGTGGTCTTATGCAAGActtataaaagaataaaattctatttagtttatttatttcttgaggcactttacaaaaattatttcaattcaatcacacaAACATTCCAATTGGTCCGAACtataaaacagtatttaaaattggtttaaaaagtATATATCTAAGAAGTCAATGACTTGCAGTACTCAAGTACTCAATGTTCTCCAGGACCAGAACATTGTGTTTCATGTTCTGGTCCTGAACATGACCAGGACATGAACATGTGTTTCATGTTCATGAAACACATGTTCATGTGTATCATGAACATGAAATCCTGTACCATTTAAGCCTAAATGGTACAGGATTTAggtttaaataacattttcttgctttgtttttactgaGATGTGCGTGCTGCAGCTTGTATTGTGTCAACAgtgcagaaaagaaacaacccaCAAACTGCTGTGTTGTATATTagcagcaaaataaacattaagcctgaaaacataacaCAACAGAGTaactgttctgttctttgtgtgggaaataatTGAGTATTATTCCCGAAACATAAAGTGGCGCTGTTGCCAGTAGCTATGGCAACGAATCTGTGTGTAGCTTAGCCGACACAGAGGGCGAGAAAGAAGTGGATTTGAGTTGTacttttccctttgctgtggagcataacaccaaattaataatacctacgTTTCCAAGTGTCATTGTGTGAACGGAATTGTTCTACGGTGGCAGCGCGGCTTTGGATggcatgtaaaagaatagtctttttgccgttgtgcgcatgcgcgaaatttctGTACGTAAACAAGAACATACAAATCTGATTACAGATTTACACACACTAATGGTGTGTAAATAATGGCGAGGCATTAATATTCaatgcctcaccagctatgaacctcaccgcacgtcactggttGATATGTAGGCTATATCTAtattgatatacagtacagaccaaaagtttggacacactttctcattgaattcaaggtgtgtccaaacttttggacacaccttctcaatATACCTAATCctttaatatacagtacagatcaaaagtttggacgcaactgtgtgtccaaacctttggtctgtattcagtacagaccaaaagtttggacacaccttctcattgaattcaatgagaaagtgtgtccaaacttttggtctgtactgtatattcaaGGATTAGGTATATTATACCACCTTGTTTGTGGTACAAAATTTGTACTCTGGTCCCAGATGAAGAAATCCACTACACTAAAAAATTAAGTAGATAATTAACAAATGaacaataaagtaatttaagTGATATATCATAAATATATCACTTAAATTACTTAAATTATGTAGTTATGAGTCTGTGTGTAAATAAGCAATGAGGAGAAGCTGCATttggttacgtcttgcgcgccaaCATCGAGCCCACAGCGAGCAAAATGAGTAAGctcaggggcctcatgcatacgCACAAAAAATATGCtgcgccatattttacgcacaaatcggcatgtttaaaaattaactttgcgtCAAAGTAAGCGTAAATATACGCACTTTTTCCCTGGCGTGAAAATGTGCGGCAATACACTTTTTCTGTGACAAACTACAAAGTGTCaaaactcatttaaatacattgaaatctgactacattcagagttatttagaccaaaaagcatcaaacccgatgttttttcatgattttaatattttattgtttaaatgtaaacaatgaaactgaaccgcatttatcctcagacaataatctaacacgcacacaaaataaagaaaataaggcTTTATACATCCGGATTTGTTTGTGcgccgcacttttctaaatttgttcgtatgccaagttttagtgtgaaaactctTTTATAAATGAGGCCccagatgtctttggaaagtttctttgcgaagTTAGCCCAGAGAAgggacaggagaatggatttatcccggtaggtgattcccacattacAAGCCCTCTCTGAATGATATACAGCGACTGGCTCgctaatgaggcaatgaagccttcaaactgcttcgccacgTAGAGACCAAGCACtctgtgcataagcaacacaCTTCGGGTGTCATTACTCCCAGATGGGACCGTCTCGTTGCGGAGAAACAAGCTTAGGGCTTCCATTAATTTGTCGTTATCGCaagttaaaatgttcattaaaataaaatgttcgtttttgtcgCGCatttgtatcttattttgaagggatgtgtaaacgttaccatagcgaccaaaGTCAGCGAGAGTTAGGGCAGTGGTCGAGACGAGAGGAGTAGAACTTGTGAGTCTTAGGTCTAGTTCACACAGCGCGATTTAAGaattgtcggccgattttccaaacctctgtggaCCACAAACGAGCCGATAAAAGTACAACAGGTAAGATCGGTTTCACCGATTTCACTCAAACATCCCGATTCCAAAAGAAAATCCGTAAAACCCCAACATACCATATGTGAATTTAGAAAcaaacacggatgacgatgtGGAAGCAATTGCGATAATTTGTGAACTCATTTTAAGCCAGCTAGAGTCAGCGACTCTAGCGAATTATAGCCTTATTGCTATAATCTATTTATGTCTTGTTAATGGTGGATACTGTTATCAACTGCGGTACCAGTTTCGCTCCAGTTCCTTTCCTTATCATTTCTGTTGATATTTCTTGTACAAAATGCAGAATAAACATTCATgctgtttccacattttgtctccgatgtccaccggactctctTTGcccatgtcagctgtttgggattcctcTCCGTGCTTACATCACCGCGCTTTCTGAAAACCTGTCACATTCGATAGGCTGAGTactcgctcccagtcagggaaaaccccacaCGCTGCGATAATCGGACCAAGATGATCCGGTTGAATATGCCCAATTTTAGATCggagcgacaatcttagaactcGGAAGGTTCTAAGATTCTAAGGGGGGATCTAAGGTTCTAAGgagaaaatcggggcaaaaaatgtaaaattaagcCAGATGaacacaccaacatgcagaagccCGTCTCCCCCAGCCGTCTTGACCGGTCTGCCGcgataaaaaggttggggaccactgacgCTGATAATGGCAAGCCAGCTCTAGTAGTCATTTAGTATTGCCTGGCGGGCCAACTATAATTACATTGCGGGAAATATTTGGCCCGCAGGCAATACTAAATCGATTTGACACCTATGATTCAGACGCATCTGCAGTGTGGTAGTTGTGCAGCAGTATATCTCTTCAGCTGTTCAGTCTCTGCTCCTGCTGCATGCTTTTTGTAATGTCACAGCAATTCCTGTGGTTTGGCTCAGCCTGCTGAGAAATGATTCACTGAGGGGAAATGAACTGATCACatgaggaaataaaaagcagttttattatgaaaatcaTCACTTCACCGAGGACTTCCATGCTAATGTTGTGTTTACTGGACTCATCTCACAGAGGAATTTCACTTCATGATTTGAAATGATTCCCACATTTATAACTCATGACATGCAGGAAAACTGTCTATTGAAGCAGGAGCAGGaaggaggatgtttttttttttccttcagtccTCGTTGACAGATGTCTTCCTCTGGGATAGCACCAGCTGCTTCACCTGGGGTGTTAGGGTAAGCAGCTGTGCGCGGACCTTCCtggcttcctcctcctcctcatcaccatcttcctcctcctgctttctgctctggttctgacACACCAGCTGCTTCACCACCAGACCCTGGTAGGcagacagcagctgctgctgctcctggaaacaaacacacatcagcTGCTGGGTATTTGTGGATCTGTAGTGACCTGTGCCAGACATACCGGTGGGATGCGGCCCGTCAGTATGCCGATAACCTGTGGGACGCAGCGGCCCGGCGCATGCAGCATGCAGTGGGTAGAGGCCTGGAACAGCAGCACACTGGTCAGATGCAGCACAAGTGCTGGGTCCTCCGCCTCCTTCAGTTGCTCCATCAGGGCCTGGCGGTGCAGGAACTGAGCCTGTCTACATGCGGCACATTAATACACATTAATAATACATAATAATACATTAataatatttgtgaaaacatccAGATACAGTTCAGATCCCAGTGCTCCTATTACCTTTCCTTCTTCTTGTCTCCTTTCTTGAGCATGAAGCCACAGACCTCTGCAGAGGCTTCCAAGTTACTCAGAAAGTCTTCCATTGTCTGGAATAAACAGGAAGAGATTTCAGATTACAGGACATCAGTTTTCAGAACCAGTGCTACAacctaaaagaaacaaaagagatAAAGAGGCCTATCTCCAGGAGCTATTGGGCTCCAGCCCAATGGCTGGGGTTCAGTctggtgtgtggcagaagggaaacacctaaaacatgcagggcagggggacGTGAGGACCGgatttgagaaacactggcctGGTAGTAGTATcgaccttttcagcatgtcaatgttcttcttgcaagggtgggcaactccagggctcgagggccggtctcctgaaacttttagatgtgtctctacttcaacacacctgagtcaagtaatggaggtgattcagctattggattcaagtgtgttggaccagggagacttTGTTCACCCCAGgtgagttgcaggacaccggccctcgacgaccaggattgcccacccctgtaggccttctaatgagccatcatttgatccaggtgtgttaaacagggagagaactaaaccATGCAGGATGccttgaggaccgactttgggaaccactgaccTACGGTTTCCTCAGGAGTCCCACCTTCCAGTTCACAGCTCACCTTGCCATTGAGGCAGTTGTGCAGCTTCATGAGAGGACCTCTGGTCTCTTCTGACAGTTTGCCCAGAATCTTCACTCTGACCTGAAGCAACACAGGACAGTCAGAATCATCAGACCCATCAGAACCGTGGCTGGTTTCAGTGGGAGTCTTAGAAGCAGACCTCAGTGGTGATGGTGCTGGGGTTGTCGACTGACATCATCAGGTCAGCAGCCAGGAAGTTCACCAGAATGTTGGTCACATGAGTGCACAAGGTCTTCAGGATGTGTTTGGTGATCTGGATCTGAGTTTCATCTGTACCAAGGAGATTCAGAACTAGAACTAGAACTAGAACTCCACAAAGCTTCtattttctagatttttgaAACACTTATTCTAAACAGAACTTCgatctttaaaatgatcatcTTATCAAATCAGGAATAAACATGGTACTAATTCAGCAGAGAAAAGGGCTAGTTCACCAGTTTTTTTAGAATCTGAGCCAACCAACAAATGATCAGAATTTAAGGCACACTTTGGGAAGGTTAATATTTgccatttgttattttaaatatttaaaaggttaTTTCAATGCTAAGTTTGTTGTCTGAATTACTTTTGATCACGAACAGTTAAAAACCACAGGACAAGTTTAAAACCATGATTTAAGGTAGGCCAGTGgccaaaaagcagaaacaatatTTTGGGTGTTTGTAAAGGTGtatttttctcaaaagaaattcaagcacCAGAATACTGAtggctaaaaatatttaagtgaaTTTATGAGATACCAAATCTAATGGACTTattaagcacttttttttttttttgaaactttctttttaatccTTTAGAAAAGGAAACTTCTATTCATATTTAATCTTTTCAATTGTTACTTAGTcctaataataaaataagtaatctatatatatatatatatatatatatttgaagcCAACATTTGGAGCTAAAATGTTGGCTCCAAAACGcttctgtaaaatcacagaCTCCATTTCATATTTCATACCTGATAAATTATGTGCATGCATGCAGCACTGATTCAGCTGTATGTAAGACTAACAGTGCAGCGGGGCAGACCTGAGAATAGTTTGGTGCCCCTCTCAAACATCCGTATGTTGTTGTACAGGTTGCTGATCTCCTCCTGCAGATCCTTCATGCTCTTCTTCTTGCAGGCCGCTGAAGGCGAGCTGTTGGAGGACATGAAGACGGTCCTCAGGACTTCCTGGTACGCTTTGGTTAGAGGCCTGTAGAGACAGAGACAGGACACTGACTGCTGTGCGAGGGGAACGTGAGCTGAGCCAGATGTGGTAAGTTACCTGACCAGCAACTCGGCCAGCTCAGACAGGATGTCTTCAGGACAGTCGTTTAGTCTGTCTTCCAGAATAGCAGCAATCTCCTCCTGGGCCATGAAGGGAGCCTCAGCTGGCCTGTTGCGACCTTGGTAGAGTAGAATACACTGATGAGCCTCAGTGCAAAACTCCCACTAAATCTGCCACCCAGAAAGGAAAACAGCCCGACAACCCTGAATCCTTTTGTTTACTACAAAAGGATTCAGGAAGCATAAGGctatattgattttttaaaacactgtaaGTTGTATAAtcggaaatagtttttttttgtttgttttgtttttatgtcatgtGGTCCACACTTCTTAAGTGTAATGCCACCAAGGTTTCTtaccaaccgccaataaatttcaagaagaagaagcaataGTGGGTTTTGGGCAGcatatgtttccattaaacgtagaattgctaaattaaaattaccaatctaaatttgtaaaatggaaacactgtgattttggaaaaaaaacaaaaaaacacttttttgataaaaagtcaTTACACTAGggcaggggtcggcaaccttttctattcaaagagccatttgggaccgcctcccaataaaaagaaagcacttggacccacaacccattttgacgtcatatatataaaacctatatgctatgtacaaaaatcgatactatgttgcgtttatgaaatcaacgaactgctgcagagaacacaaaattttatttctgcatgtaacaaaacacattttacactttgttgatgctcaatttcaaacaaaataccctctgtctatttgggtctttgtatttaagaaataaaaatcgaaacttACCCAACCCGCACTGAAGgcaaaatagaaacagaatgcagtcacctgtcctcctcttattcaggagataaaaatcaaaacttatccaaatattatccaccggcactgaacgaaccaagaaaaccaaaaaatgcgcagtctgcttctgtgtcccgTAGTAcggtacggagccctctaggggacatggggaatttttttcttttgcgttccctcgcaatactgtactggtcagttatgcagcaaaattgaatactgtaagcctttcttacggtgggcgccgtattttctgctttaatggttatgtgaggtttttccataaatgttaGTAGcctatctttttgtgaaatatctgaagttttatatctttctttagggtagaaaggcaccacaaacctacgatataaacagaaaccttccgtaagtaggaaagacataaaaacacattataatttggactatttctgagttattatcacgggtaataaatcatctgacagttttgattgtgtctctgttgtgttcgtagtctgaatggtttaaagagctgctttcagtgccgctccatcttagccttaacagacataaacatgcaggaaaaaataaatcgattttcaatcagtgttttgcaccaaacagtttttactattagtaagtttttattattaaaaacacgacaaactaatgatggtaaagggccgcactgggttaactcggggaatctcatctgtccgtgtatcaatcaactccaaacctcttctttgttctgtcacaattatcgatttattccattttgatgattatgctctaaactttgcaaggactgaccgccccgctcaccgcttcttaatacacaaagccagtatccttcccattcatacctggtgacgtcactcccacgtcgacacacctaagtgtcaaagcctcctgctcctgtcatatcaataattacttatttcattcatatggctcttacagagcctcagtgaaaacttgtttattattattaactgtttggtgcaaaacactgattgaaaatcgatttattttttcctgcatgtttatgtctgttaaggcactgaaagcagctctttaaaccattcagactacgaacacaacagagacacaatcaaaactgtcagatgacttattacccgcgataataactcagaaatagtccaaattataatgtgtttttatttctttcctacttacggaaggtttctgtttatatcgtaggtttgtggtgcctttctatcctaaagaaatatataaaacttcagatatttcacaaaaagatactaacattcatggaaaaacctcacataaccttatattaaagcataaagtacggtgCCCACCGTAAAAAAGGCTTTGTatttcaattatgctgcataactgaccagtacagtattgcgaggtaacgcaaaagaaaaaaaatcccccatgtcccctagggggctccgtacgcttcagcctttcgcatcagctccgaaacggccttttttctctcctctccctcgggatattttttagcaaagacagagtgtttgctcttgaaatgtctttcaacatttgacttcttgttgtttgccagtctttcgccacatattaagcagattggtgaaccagtttcatcagcggtgaaagcaaaatgatctgtccacgtagcattaaatgttctgccatcttcagaatgtttccttttcttggatttattcatgatgtatcttccaggcaaggatcaaaaagtcaataaatcagtgcgctaaaaaaatgcggtctgccagacatgtggggtttgccaggaatgcctgtcgcacatcggcggacatgacgtatattttgggtactaaaaatgttcaaaactttttgttttaatgttacaagtttaccataatcttcagatttagaaatttattttaaaatgattttaatttataattttttaatgatttaattttaataaaatattctatttcccaaagtcactgggagccacaacagaaggatgaaagagccacacttggctccggagccattggttgccgacccctgcACTAGGGTGAGGTGGATTTTTGGCTGTATCAATATagatgtatttcacaaaactacaacggaaatacattttttgcataACACTCATCATgtgatcaacagctggatgtGATGGCTGGCAGAAGGTGACAGGAAGTTGTAGGAGGAtaattgttggtttttgttttgctgcacattgttgtgtgttgtgtgtcaATCTAAAATGTTGGCTCCaaaactcttctgtaaaatcacagaCTGCAATTTACCCAAAAACGCATACGCAGCCACTCCAGCGCCTGAATGAGACGCGTGTCTCTTCTGATTGGCCAATAGATGAGTGCTAGTGCCATGGCTGAATTAAGAATATAAGTATATCATGTTACTGTTTAGATCAGCTGctgcattgttttttaattacttatcatgtgaacaagcttattcatgGGTTATTTCACTTGAATTCATTCTTTAGTGGAATCACCATTAttgagaaattgtgttttttgagcagaatatagacaaaaatTTGCACATATTTGTAGAGAAAATACAGCTACTGTTACATTCTGGTAAAGAGAATGGTGCCGGCATACTCTGCTGTGATGCTCCTGTCTCCTCATCGCTGTCCTCGTCCCTCCTGCCCTTCTTCTTGGTCTTGCGGATGCGGATCTCCCTGGCGTTGCCCCCCCCACCAGCCTTGGCGCTGCCGCTACCCTCTGGAAGACAATAAGTTAGAGCCCAACACTCACATAGATCCCGCCACTACTGAAGTAGATGGACCTGCAGCCTTCTTCCTGCGCTCGGCATCCTTTCTCTCCTTCTTGGACAGAGCAACGCTCTCGGCCAGAGCGGACGCCTGCTTCAGGTCCTCCTCCGTTATCAGGAACACTGGGTTGTTCTTCACTTCCTGAGCAGCACAGAAGCAGAAATCGTGCTGGCTCAGCACAGAAATTCTCCACAGAGGGAGGAACCAGGGACAGGAAACTGTACCTTCTGAGCCTTCTGCTGCATAGCGTCTTCAAATAGTGCCTGGCAGATGCCGATGAACTTCTCACTGACCACCACAGTGCCCCCGAGAACTCTGGCCTGCGACTGCACattggagttcctcagggcctGGTTGATGAGCATCCCCATGTCCTCCATGGAAAGACAGCTGGGCAGGACCGACTGGGACATGACCA is drawn from Xiphophorus hellerii strain 12219 chromosome 15, Xiphophorus_hellerii-4.1, whole genome shotgun sequence and contains these coding sequences:
- the ufl1 gene encoding E3 UFM1-protein ligase 1 — encoded protein: MAELCKSYDLPGDFLTEEVLKRLGKLIEGEMDQYNRGVIFTRAFVARHKARIRGLFSGITRPIPVSSMIAVFGFQEHLLYTVLEELVNSGRLKGSVVGGRQDKAVYIPDIYARTQNAWVDSFLQQNGYLEFDALRRLGIPDPSSYIKKRFRSSKLLFLRATCVGQALVDQVEASVEEAVNSATWTDLQVSVLPSCLSMEDMGMLINQALRNSNVQSQARVLGGTVVVSEKFIGICQALFEDAMQQKAQKEVKNNPVFLITEEDLKQASALAESVALSKKERKDAERRKKAAEGSGSAKAGGGGNAREIRIRKTKKKGRRDEDSDEETGASQQSRNRPAEAPFMAQEEIAAILEDRLNDCPEDILSELAELLVRPLTKAYQEVLRTVFMSSNSSPSAACKKKSMKDLQEEISNLYNNIRMFERGTKLFSDETQIQITKHILKTLCTHVTNILVNFLAADLMMSVDNPSTITTEVRVKILGKLSEETRGPLMKLHNCLNGKTMEDFLSNLEASAEVCGFMLKKGDKKKERQAQFLHRQALMEQLKEAEDPALVLHLTSVLLFQASTHCMLHAPGRCVPQVIGILTGRIPPEQQQLLSAYQGLVVKQLVCQNQSRKQEEEDGDEEEEEARKVRAQLLTLTPQVKQLVLSQRKTSVNED